CCAAGGTTGGTGTAAACGTCAAACTTATGAACACAATTTCCAGTTTTTTAGCTCAGCATCTTTAAAATAAGAAGTTCATCGTGATTATTGATGCTTACATTGTTGGATAGCTTCTATCACATGGTGAGCTGCCTGCTCAACATCTTCTAGAGTTGTGAATCGACCTAATCCAAATCTCAGTGTTGCTTTAGACAGTTGAGAAGACATCCCTAAAGCCGTCAACACATGGGAAGGAGAGGGTTTACTAGACGCACACGCAGATCCTGAAGATAGTGCTACATAGGGCTGCACTCCCAACAACAACGTTGCACCATCCACATCAGCAAAACTCACAGATAAACACCCCGGCAATCGCTGTTGAGGATGGCCATTCAAGTGAATCCCATCTAACACCTGTAACATCTTCCAAAGATGAGTTCTAAGCTCTGTCAAACGCTCTGCCTCTGTTGCTTGCTCCGCTAATCCCAGCTCAATCGCTTTCCCTAAACCGATAATTTGAGGCGTCGGCAACGTACCCGATCTCACATTCCGTTCTTGCCCACCTCCCTGCAATTGAGCGGCAACCTGCACATGGGGATGACGGCTACGAACATATAGCGCCCCAACCCCTTTAGGGCCATAGAGCTTATGCCCCGTGATTGACAGCAAATCAATTTGCATCGCCTCCACATCCAACGGGATTTTGCCAATCGCCTGAGCCGCATCCGTATGAAACAGAACATCATGGTGACGACACATATGACCTATTTCAGCGATGGGCTGTAATACTCCGATTTCATTATTTGCCGCCATCACCGACACCAAAATCGTATCGGCCCGTATCGCCTGTTCCAAACACTCCATATCTAGCAGCCCATCCGGTTGAGGAAGCAAATACGTCACCTCAAACCCTAGCTTTTCTAGATATTTACAGGGCTCTAAAACAGCATTATGCTCCGTCTGCATCGTAATTAGATGCCGTCCCTTACTGAGATAGACTTCTGCTATCCCCTTAATTGCGAGATTATTGGCCTCCGTCGCACCACTGGTAAACACAATCTCTTTAGGTTCCGCACCAATAGCCTGAGCAATCGTTTCACGGGCTAGGTCAACCGCTGCTTTCGCTTCCCAACCATAGAGATGATTATTGCTAGAAGGATTGCCAGGACAGTCCGTAAAGTAGGGCAGCATTGCCTCCACTACCCTCGGGTCTACTGGGGTTGTCGCTTGGCAGTCTAGATAAATTGGGCGCTCAGGCAAAGAGGGCATCATTCAAATGTCGCCAGAGAGGACTGCAAACTCTTTCTACGGGTGTATCAGTTTAGGTATAAACAGTTCGAATTAATAGGTGCAATAAGGGTAATTTATACACCTATTAATTCGAACATCTTTACTCTGGCACATCACCAACAGCCTGAGACGTTTGAGCCTGGACAGTCAGCGGATACCCTGCAGGTGACCCCGCTGACCATTCCCACATGGAACCAGCATAGTTTTGCACCTGAAACCCCAAGTCAGCCAGAACAACCGTTAGCCATCCCGAGCGAATCCCCCCAGTACAGTAAGCCACCACCACAGTTTCTTGGGTAATCCCTAAATTAGCGAGTTTTGCCACAATCTGATCTCGGGGTAAAAGCCTGCCTTGAGGCGTTAACAGATCCTGAAAATGTAGGGAAATAGCCCCCGGCACATGCCCTCGCCGCTGCTCTCCATAAGGAGTCGCTCCTGCATACTCTTTGGGAGTACGCGTATCGATTAACACTAGATTGGGTCGATCAAGAGCCGCTTTTAATTCCGCTTTCTGAATCTGCCAGGTGGGATTTCTTTGAACCTCAAAATCTCCCTGTTTCGGCATGTCGGGAGCAGTCAGGTTCAATGACACTAAGGCTGAATACCCACCGTCCACCATCACCGCCTGTGGATGCCCTAGAGTTCTCAACATCCAAACAATCCGTCCCTCCTCTCCCCAACCCTGCGGTGGATTGGCAAAAACAACCACAGGCCGCTCTTTGGAGATTCCTAATCTCCTGAGTTTCTGGTTTAAAACTGCATCGCTCTCTAGCAGCGTTCCTTTGCGGACTTTATTAGAGGGAGAAAAATCTTGCCATCGCACCGGAATACTCCCCGGTAGCTGATTGAAACCCAACCACTGATTCCCTCGGGCATCCAGCAGGGTAGCGCCTTGATCGACTAAAGCCTTAGCTTCTAATGCACTGACCACCCAAGTTTGTTCAAGCTGAGGTAGCTGGGAACGCAGCGTGTAAGAAATTTGCGGCGAATTTGTGCGAGAAGTAGTGTTTGTAGTGTGAGTGAATGCGATCGCACCCAAAAACAGCACAATTCCCAGAACTGCAGCTCGTATCACCTTTGCAGGAACAGGACTACGCATCATCCTATAAGTAGGATAGAAACCAAAAAGCTGGTGACATGACTCGAACATGCGACCGGCTGATTACAAATCAGCTGCTCTACCAACTGAGCTACACCAGCGTGCTTAGACATTATATAAGCGTTATGGCCAAAACGCCCATACCCATCAAACTAGCTCATCTATGATAATTCAGATATTCCCACTTTTTCATAAATGGTGGCAAATTCTCTGTAGATTGTAGAGAAGCACCCGTTGGGCAATAGCCATTGCCCTGCTCTCATCCGGTAGCAAGGTTGCCGTAATCCCTGATTTTGCCCTGCTCATGACTATGAATTGGACGGTTGAGCAAGTGATTGCTCTATCTCCGGACGATAAATCCACCAAAAACGGTAAAAGTTTGGCAAATGCCAGTAAATGGCAAACCTTATGCACAAATAACCAGGCCATTTGGGGCGAATGTCGCGGCAGTGGCAAGAAGCCTTACCGCACCCAAATTGATCTCAGCGAACCCGCTTTTCGCTGTAGCTGCCCGAGCCGCAAGTTTCCCTGCAAGCATTCCCTGGCACTGTTTTTGCTGCTAGCTAACCAAGTCGATTTATTTACCACCGCCGATCCACCTGACTGGGTACAGGAATGGTTAGAGAAGCGCTCGAAAACCGCATCACGCAAGCAGGCCAAGGCCGCCACCGCCGATCCAGAAGCCCAAGCCAAGCGTATCGCTCAGCGAGAAACCAAAATCCTTGCAGGTCTGGCCGATTTAGACCAGTGGCTCCAGGATTTAATGCGTCAGGGCTTAGCCACTGCCCAA
The Acaryochloris marina S15 genome window above contains:
- a CDS encoding sulfurtransferase, with the translated sequence MMRSPVPAKVIRAAVLGIVLFLGAIAFTHTTNTTSRTNSPQISYTLRSQLPQLEQTWVVSALEAKALVDQGATLLDARGNQWLGFNQLPGSIPVRWQDFSPSNKVRKGTLLESDAVLNQKLRRLGISKERPVVVFANPPQGWGEEGRIVWMLRTLGHPQAVMVDGGYSALVSLNLTAPDMPKQGDFEVQRNPTWQIQKAELKAALDRPNLVLIDTRTPKEYAGATPYGEQRRGHVPGAISLHFQDLLTPQGRLLPRDQIVAKLANLGITQETVVVAYCTGGIRSGWLTVVLADLGFQVQNYAGSMWEWSAGSPAGYPLTVQAQTSQAVGDVPE
- a CDS encoding cysteine desulfurase family protein, translating into MMPSLPERPIYLDCQATTPVDPRVVEAMLPYFTDCPGNPSSNNHLYGWEAKAAVDLARETIAQAIGAEPKEIVFTSGATEANNLAIKGIAEVYLSKGRHLITMQTEHNAVLEPCKYLEKLGFEVTYLLPQPDGLLDMECLEQAIRADTILVSVMAANNEIGVLQPIAEIGHMCRHHDVLFHTDAAQAIGKIPLDVEAMQIDLLSITGHKLYGPKGVGALYVRSRHPHVQVAAQLQGGGQERNVRSGTLPTPQIIGLGKAIELGLAEQATEAERLTELRTHLWKMLQVLDGIHLNGHPQQRLPGCLSVSFADVDGATLLLGVQPYVALSSGSACASSKPSPSHVLTALGMSSQLSKATLRFGLGRFTTLEDVEQAAHHVIEAIQQCKHQ